A stretch of Miscanthus floridulus cultivar M001 chromosome 13, ASM1932011v1, whole genome shotgun sequence DNA encodes these proteins:
- the LOC136500774 gene encoding probable GTP diphosphokinase RSH2, chloroplastic — MSVPAIAVYTSPPGAAVHAPPDHEYSSRGSAPCAAAASPSAAPSSHRHAAAVAGGLSCLFSSPSAAPRATAHEELGALWHDRSDDPPAVVAGGFGGGGYSYPQSSSSPSPFKLRDHLHRSPVSLFHSPAASSPASRSPSVSWLAGRERDRLFSSFVRNALGSCIDFAPVTSLPLGVRPAATGVDAAELAFELDENLSEAEPSCEPGAHELLARVQARHRIFRDELVVKAFFEAERAHRGQKRASGDPYLQHCVETAVHLANIGANATVVSAGLLHDAIDDSFMDYDHIFRMFGAGVADLVEGVSKLSHLSKLARDNNTASRTVEADRLHTMFLAMADARAVLIKLADRLHNMKTIEALPLVKQQRFAKETMEIFVPLANRLGIASWKDQLENICFKHLNPEEHKELSSKLVMSFDEALLTSTLDNLDKGLRDEGISYHSLSGRHKSLYSIYSKMIKKNLTMDDVHDIHGLRLVVDTEEDCYRALDIVHKLWPRVTGRFKDYISHPKLNGYRSLHTVIMCEGVHPFEIQIRTKEMHLQAEYGFAAHWRYKEGGCRHSFVLQMVEWARWVLTWQCEAMSKERPSSLSSSVGMRPPCPFPLHSEDCPYSYSRQCNHEGPIFVIMLEHDKMSVQELPANSTVVDLMERVGANSPRWSPYSFPLKEELRPRVNHKPISDPNRKLSMGDVVELTPALPHKSLTEYREEIQRMYERGGFALATTPRS; from the exons ATGTCCGTGCCGGCGATAGCCGTGTACACCAGCCCGCCGGGCGCTGCCGTCCATGCGCCGCCGGATCACGAGTACAGCTCGCGCGGCTCGGCGCCGTGCGCGGCCGCGGCGTCCCCGTCGGCGGCGCCGAGCTCCCACCGCCACGCGGCGGCCGTCGCGGGCGGCCTGTCCTGCCTGTTCTCGTCCCCGTCCGCGGCCCCGCGGGCGACGGCGCACGAGGAGCTCGGCGCGCTCTGGCACGACAGATCCGACGACCcgcccgccgtcgtcgccggggGCTTCGGCGGCGGGGGCTACTCGTACCCccagtcgtcgtcgtcgccgtcgccgttcaAGCTGCGGGACCACCTCCACCGCAGCCCGGTGTCGCTGTTCCACAGCCCTGCCGCCTCCTCGCCGGCGTCCAGGAGCCCGTCGGTTTCCTGGCTCGCCGGCCGCGAGCGCGACCGGCTCTTCTCCAGCTTCGTGCGTAACGCGCTTGGCTCCTGCATTGACTTCGCGCCGGTCACCAGCTTGCCGCTGGGTGTGCGCCCCGCGGCCACTGGTGTCGACGCCGCCGAGCTGGCCTTCGAGCTTGACGAAAACCTCTCTGAGGCGGAGCCGTCATGCGAACCTGGTGCTCATGAACTCCTCGCCCGCGTCCAGGCTCGCCACCGCATCTTCCGCGACGAGCTTGTCGTCAAGGCCTTCTTCGAGGCCGAGCGGGCACACCGTGGCCAG AAGCGGGCTAGTGGTGATCCATACTTGCAGCATTGTGTGGAGACTGCGGTTCATCTGGCCAATATTGGTGCAAACGCAACCGTTGTGTCTGCCGGCCTTCTCCATGACGCAATTGATGATTCATTCATGGACTACGATCATATCTTCAGGATGTTTGGTGCTGGTGTGGCCGATCTTGTTGAAGGG GTTTCGAAGTTAAGCCATTTGAGCAAACTTGCTCGGGACAACAATACTGCAAGTAGGACTGTTGAAGCTGATCGCCTTCATACAATGTTTCTTGCAATGGCTGATGCACGAGCTGTTCTTATAAAGTTAGCAGATCGTCTGCACAACATGAAGACGATAGAAGCTTTGCCTTTGGTTAAACAACAAAGGTTTGCTAAAGAGACTATGGAAATATTTGTGCCATTGGCCAACCGATTAGGAATTGCTAGCTGGAAGGACCAGTTGGAGAATATTTGCTTCAAACACTTGAACCCAGAGGAGCACAAGGAGCTTTCCTCTAAACTTGTGATGTCTTTTGATGAAGCACTTCTTACATCTACGCTTGATAACTTGGATAAAGGCCTCAGAGATGAAGGCATTTCATATCACAGTCTTTCTGGAAGGCACAAGAGTCTGTACAGTATATACTCCAAGATGATAAA GAAGAACTTAACAATGGATGATGTCCATGACATTCATGGTCTACGGCTTGTGGTTGACACAGAGGAAGATTGTTATCGAGCACTTGACATAGTGCACAAGCTGTGGCCCCGAGTCACTGGAAGATTTAAAGACTATATTTCTCATCCGAAGCTGAATGG GTATCGGTCGTTGCACACTGTCATCATGTGTGAGGGTGTCCATCCATTTGAAATCCAGATCCGAACAAAGGAAATGCATCTACAGGCTGAATATGGATTTGCTGCGCACTGGAGGTACAAAGAAGGTGGCTGCAGGCACTCCTTTGTGCTCCAAATGGTGGAATGGGCAAGGTGGGTGCTCACATGGCAATGCGAGGCAATGAGCAAAGAGCGTCCCTCATCTTTGAGCAGCTCTGTTGGGATGAGGCCACCATGCCCTTTTCCCCTGCATTCGGAAGATTGCCCCTATTCTTACAGCCGGCAGTGCAACCATGAAGGTCCTATATTTGTGATCATGCTTGAACATGACAAG ATGTCTGTCCAAGAGCTCCCGGCGAACTCGACTGTAGTTGATCTAATGGAGCGAGTCGGGGCCAACAGTCCGAGATGGAGCCCTTACAGCTTCCCACTGAAAGAGGAGCTGCGACCGAGGGTTAACCACAAGCCCATAAGCGACCCAAATAGGAAGCTCAGCATGGGCGACGTGGTAGAGCTGACGCCTGCGCTCCCTCACAAGTCGCTGACCGAGTACCGGGAGGAGATCCAGCGCATGTACGAGCGGGGAGGATTTGCGCTCGCCACCACCCCTAGAAGCTGA